The DNA sequence GGCCAACCAACCGCCGCGGACCAGTCCGTGCACACTCAATGCCTCAACTGCGTACTGACTGCAGGTCGGCATGAATCGACAACTGGGCAACCGCATCGGTGAGATCCAGGTCTGATACAGGCGGATCAGAAAGATCACGGCCCGTG is a window from the Mycobacteroides salmoniphilum genome containing:
- the yidD gene encoding membrane protein insertion efficiency factor YidD, which codes for MRSRPARAVIFLIRLYQTWISPMRLPSCRFMPTCSQYAVEALSVHGLVRGGWLAAIRLLKCGPWHHGGWDPIPERHTKHGDVEHASVRRSTADV